One segment of Procambarus clarkii isolate CNS0578487 chromosome 1, FALCON_Pclarkii_2.0, whole genome shotgun sequence DNA contains the following:
- the LOC123768480 gene encoding uncharacterized protein isoform X1, which yields MDTFLKTCISSAFGLISGMPFHPNGTGVVEGSQKMLMVANGSGSLHQSAMSSSQSYITNTMCKVQTYKSASVVLEESTTRPGPVPASEAPGPAPTTADYTLTGRWVRRLGYAERFMTHAHDYGCMTTVYSLWLESRMPLDFELIKQASVLMFRKMPNLRLHLDYLDGDLWWREMTREVVDVEELSTHDVEATVQNLVRRRYRVHDGPLWFTRFVTLDPSEECVRDSNHNLKYKYVCIFGFHHNISDGSTNMKFCQVFLKVLNALVEGKHVNLCQEGTFSVPVHDELGKKISSIWFVAGIFLQRFYTVVLTWGLPLWNFTHYYRMPIKREAATHVLQNELDEITTSKLLSRCKMEGVTLNSAFTAAANIALYKMILAKNSSIEEENICSQQAINMRRYWPKSLRENAFGCHISLLDLKFPTRRSDLTAFWEYTRGIHSVLHHHLTVSLRPLKLQPMSENLSIIIRYNAVLAKLGLPTANDNHYTVTNMGNLSSTFPGTGAEVEVSKVLRSVSCHFMPTLCQHTLQTFRGRLCYSLDYYTQKMTREIASQYAEEILSVLTSSIHTPN from the exons GTGTGGTCGAGGGCTCTCAGAAGATGCTAATGGTGGCCAACGGCAGCggttctcttcaccagtctgccatGTCGTCATCACAGAGCTACATAACCAACACCATGTGTAAAGTCCAGACCTACAAGTCTGCCAGCGTGGTGCTGGAAGAGTCTACGACGAGACCCGGTCCCGTACCAGCGAGCGAGGCGCCGGGTCCCGCCCCCACCACCGCCGACTACACACTGACGGGACGCTGGGTGCGCAGGCTTGGGTACGCTGAGAGGTTCATGACGCATGCGCACGACTACGGCTGCATGACCACCGTCTACTCCCTGTGGCTCGAGTCCCGCATGCCGCTGGATTTTGAGCTCATCAAGCAGGCCTCTGTCTTGATGTTCAG AAAAATGCCTAACCTGCGGTTACACTTGGACTACCTGGATGGCGACTTGTGGTGGCGCGAGATGACGAGGGAGGTGGTGGACGTGGAGGAGCTCTCCACACACGACGTGGAAGCTACCGTGCAGAACCTGGTGCGGCGCCGTTACAGAGTCCATGATGGACCTCTCTGGTTTACTCGATTTGTTACTCTCGACCCCAGTGAGGAGTGTGTGAGAGATAGCAATCACAATTTAAAATACAAGTATGTGTGCATTTTTGGCTTCCATCACAATATTAGTGACGGAAGCACGAATATGAAGTTCTGCCAGGTGTTCCTCAAAGTGCTCAATGCCCTGGTGGAGGGGAAACATGTTAACCTGTGCCAAGAAGGAACATTTTCAGTGCCTGTTCACGATGAGCTCGGCAAAAAGATTTCATCAATCTGGTTTGTGGCTGGAATCTTTTTACAGCGTTTCTACACCGTCGTCCTCACGTGGGGACTTCCATTGTGGAACTTTACACATTATTATAGAATGCCAATAAAGAGAGAAGCTGCGACGCATGTACTGCAGAATGAACTGGATGAAATCACCACTTCTAAACTACTAAGTCGATGTAAGATGGAAGGGGTGACGTTAAACTCTGCGTTTACAGCAGCGGCCAACATTGCTCTTTATAAGATGATTTTAGCCAAGAACAGTAGTATAGAGGAAGAAAATATTTGCTCACAACAAGCTATAAATATGAGGAGATACTGGCCAAAGTCATTACGAGAAAACGCCTTCGGATGTCATATATCTCTGTTGGATTTGAAATTTCCTACAAGGCGAAGTGATTTAACAGCTTTCTGGGAGTATACTCGTGGCATCCACAGCGTTTTGCACCATCACCTAACAGTGTCCCTGCGGCCTCTCAAGCTGCAGCCTATGAGCGAGAACCTGAGCATCATCATCCGCTACAATGCAGTCTTAGCTAAGTTAGGCTTGCCCACGGCGAATGATAACCATTACACTGTGACCAATATGGGTAACCTAAGCAGCACCTTCCCTGGGACCGGAGCAGAGGTGGAGGTATCCAAGGTGCTGCGCTCTGTCTCCTGCCACTTTATGCCCACACTCTGCCAACACACACTCCAAACCTTCCGTGGACGCCTCTGCTACTCTCTCGACTATTACACACAGAAAATGACGAGAGAAATTGCTTCCCAATACGCTGAGGAGATCCTCAGCGTCCTCACCTCGTCAATCCACACGCCCAACTGA
- the LOC123768480 gene encoding uncharacterized protein isoform X2, translating into MLMVANGSGSLHQSAMSSSQSYITNTMCKVQTYKSASVVLEESTTRPGPVPASEAPGPAPTTADYTLTGRWVRRLGYAERFMTHAHDYGCMTTVYSLWLESRMPLDFELIKQASVLMFRKMPNLRLHLDYLDGDLWWREMTREVVDVEELSTHDVEATVQNLVRRRYRVHDGPLWFTRFVTLDPSEECVRDSNHNLKYKYVCIFGFHHNISDGSTNMKFCQVFLKVLNALVEGKHVNLCQEGTFSVPVHDELGKKISSIWFVAGIFLQRFYTVVLTWGLPLWNFTHYYRMPIKREAATHVLQNELDEITTSKLLSRCKMEGVTLNSAFTAAANIALYKMILAKNSSIEEENICSQQAINMRRYWPKSLRENAFGCHISLLDLKFPTRRSDLTAFWEYTRGIHSVLHHHLTVSLRPLKLQPMSENLSIIIRYNAVLAKLGLPTANDNHYTVTNMGNLSSTFPGTGAEVEVSKVLRSVSCHFMPTLCQHTLQTFRGRLCYSLDYYTQKMTREIASQYAEEILSVLTSSIHTPN; encoded by the exons ATGCTAATGGTGGCCAACGGCAGCggttctcttcaccagtctgccatGTCGTCATCACAGAGCTACATAACCAACACCATGTGTAAAGTCCAGACCTACAAGTCTGCCAGCGTGGTGCTGGAAGAGTCTACGACGAGACCCGGTCCCGTACCAGCGAGCGAGGCGCCGGGTCCCGCCCCCACCACCGCCGACTACACACTGACGGGACGCTGGGTGCGCAGGCTTGGGTACGCTGAGAGGTTCATGACGCATGCGCACGACTACGGCTGCATGACCACCGTCTACTCCCTGTGGCTCGAGTCCCGCATGCCGCTGGATTTTGAGCTCATCAAGCAGGCCTCTGTCTTGATGTTCAG AAAAATGCCTAACCTGCGGTTACACTTGGACTACCTGGATGGCGACTTGTGGTGGCGCGAGATGACGAGGGAGGTGGTGGACGTGGAGGAGCTCTCCACACACGACGTGGAAGCTACCGTGCAGAACCTGGTGCGGCGCCGTTACAGAGTCCATGATGGACCTCTCTGGTTTACTCGATTTGTTACTCTCGACCCCAGTGAGGAGTGTGTGAGAGATAGCAATCACAATTTAAAATACAAGTATGTGTGCATTTTTGGCTTCCATCACAATATTAGTGACGGAAGCACGAATATGAAGTTCTGCCAGGTGTTCCTCAAAGTGCTCAATGCCCTGGTGGAGGGGAAACATGTTAACCTGTGCCAAGAAGGAACATTTTCAGTGCCTGTTCACGATGAGCTCGGCAAAAAGATTTCATCAATCTGGTTTGTGGCTGGAATCTTTTTACAGCGTTTCTACACCGTCGTCCTCACGTGGGGACTTCCATTGTGGAACTTTACACATTATTATAGAATGCCAATAAAGAGAGAAGCTGCGACGCATGTACTGCAGAATGAACTGGATGAAATCACCACTTCTAAACTACTAAGTCGATGTAAGATGGAAGGGGTGACGTTAAACTCTGCGTTTACAGCAGCGGCCAACATTGCTCTTTATAAGATGATTTTAGCCAAGAACAGTAGTATAGAGGAAGAAAATATTTGCTCACAACAAGCTATAAATATGAGGAGATACTGGCCAAAGTCATTACGAGAAAACGCCTTCGGATGTCATATATCTCTGTTGGATTTGAAATTTCCTACAAGGCGAAGTGATTTAACAGCTTTCTGGGAGTATACTCGTGGCATCCACAGCGTTTTGCACCATCACCTAACAGTGTCCCTGCGGCCTCTCAAGCTGCAGCCTATGAGCGAGAACCTGAGCATCATCATCCGCTACAATGCAGTCTTAGCTAAGTTAGGCTTGCCCACGGCGAATGATAACCATTACACTGTGACCAATATGGGTAACCTAAGCAGCACCTTCCCTGGGACCGGAGCAGAGGTGGAGGTATCCAAGGTGCTGCGCTCTGTCTCCTGCCACTTTATGCCCACACTCTGCCAACACACACTCCAAACCTTCCGTGGACGCCTCTGCTACTCTCTCGACTATTACACACAGAAAATGACGAGAGAAATTGCTTCCCAATACGCTGAGGAGATCCTCAGCGTCCTCACCTCGTCAATCCACACGCCCAACTGA